The DNA sequence AAGTTGAATTACATATTTATACTCATTTTTAAAAGCATATTTATATCCTGTCTGCAATGCTGCTCCATAACCCATATTGAATACATGATTTATAACTTCTGCTCCTGCAGATTTTGCTATTTCTTCTGTATTATCTTTTGATCCGTCATTTACAACAACTATTTTACTTTTTATATCTATCTCTTTTAAAACTGTACTTATTTTTTTTATTACTTTTTCTATATGTTTTTCTTCATTATATGCCGGTATCAGTATAAGTAATTCTCCCATAAAAAAACACCTCATTTCTTAAATTTACTCTCCCTCTTTATTATCGGCTATATCACTATTATATTTAAAAAAAACAGAAAGAACTCTCTCTTTCTGTTTTTTTTATTTAATTCATTTTTTTAATGTACCTAATTTTAATTTATCCTTCTTCCCTGTAATTTGATATAACCATTTTAATCTCTTATATAATTTAGAATCCATTCTACCAATTTTAACACATTGTTCAAAATAATTTATTGCTTTATCATATTTTGAAAATTTCATACTAATATTCCCTAAAAGATAATTTCCTCTATAATTATTTTTTACCTCTAATCCTAAATTAGCAAATTTTATTGCTTTATTATAATTTTTTCTTATATAATTTGCTTCTGCTAAATAATTATACATTTTAGCACTTTTTTCTATTTCCAAACTTTTTAACGCTGTTTCTTCTATTTTATCTAATTTTCTCAATTTTTCAAATATTTTTATTTTTATCTCATAATTTTCTATATCTTTATTATATCTTGAAATTGCAATATTTATTGATTTTAAAGCTTTATTATAATCTCCTGTCTCCAAATAAATTTTAGCTCTATCTTTATACGCTTCATAATAATTATCTATTTTTAATATTTCATCTATTTCTTCTAATGCTAAATTATATTTTTTCTCTTTCAAATAAACTTCAACTAAATTATATCTTGGTCTTACTTTATTTGGTGTATATTTTATATTTGTTTTCCATAATTTTGATTCATTTTTCCATTCAAAATTTCTATTAATAGTTAATCCGCTATATATCAATAAAATTATTATGAATATACTATTTTTTATGATTTTACTTTTTATAATTTCATCTATAAATAAAGTTATAAACAGTATCACTCCAACAGATGATATATATACTCTGTGCTCAAAGCTCAAATCCTCTATTGGTATAATTGTTGAAGTTACAAATATTCCCATAAAAAATAAAAATATCGAAAAACTATATAAAAACTTTTTTTTATATAGATAAATAATTAAAAATATAAGTACTAATAAAATAAAAAATGGAAACAGAACATCTATGTTAAAAAATGAATTATCCACTTTAAAATCGTAATCTATTCTTAATTTTAACGGCAACAATATAAGTGCAATATAATATACTATAACTTTAAATTCAGAAATAAAATATTTCCCTCTTGTTAAATCAGCATTAGCTTGTTTCATATTAAAAACTTTTCCAATTTGATTATTTCCATTTAAAGCAACCATTATCTTAAATAAAATTGGAAGAAAAGCTATAAAATAAAAAGGAATTATTTTTTTTATATTTTTATAGTCAATAAATGTTAATACTAATGGTAAAGTTATTACAATTTCTTTACACCTTATTCCTGCTAAAAAAGATATTATAGCCAAGATATAATATCTTTTTTTATCTGTTTCTCTATTTTTCAAATATAGGTATAATGTCAAAAAATAAAATAGTCCAGATAACAAAACCATTCTCTGAACTATTAAATTTAACGCTTGTGTTTGAATTGGATTAACTAAAAAAATTAATGCTGCAAAAAAAGATGCTTTCTCTTTTTTAGTAAATATTTCTAAAAATTTATAAACAGTAAATGCAGTTAAAATATGTATTATTATATTAAATATATGATAGCCTATTGGATTCTCTCTACCTATTAAATAATTTATTGCAAATGTAAAATATGCAAGCCTTCTATTGCTACTATATTGCAAAAATACATCTTTTAATGCAGAAAAAATATCTCTTATTTGAGGGTCATATTTTAATGAAACAGAGTCAAATACAAATCCTACTTTTAATGTATTCATATATAATATAAATCCTAAAACTGAAAAAAGCAAAAATATCAGTAAATTTTTATTTTTAGCCATTTATAACTCCTCTTTATAGTTCATAATTGTTCCCAAATAACATTTAAATACAAAAATAGCATAGCTTATTTTCTGAATAAATTTATACTTTACTATTAAAATATAAATCCCATTTTCAAGCCATTCCTAAACAATTGAATCTCCATCTACAAATTTTTCATCATATTTTAAATTACTTATTTTCAT is a window from the Haliovirga abyssi genome containing:
- a CDS encoding glycosyltransferase family 39 protein, with translation MAKNKNLLIFLLFSVLGFILYMNTLKVGFVFDSVSLKYDPQIRDIFSALKDVFLQYSSNRRLAYFTFAINYLIGRENPIGYHIFNIIIHILTAFTVYKFLEIFTKKEKASFFAALIFLVNPIQTQALNLIVQRMVLLSGLFYFLTLYLYLKNRETDKKRYYILAIISFLAGIRCKEIVITLPLVLTFIDYKNIKKIIPFYFIAFLPILFKIMVALNGNNQIGKVFNMKQANADLTRGKYFISEFKVIVYYIALILLPLKLRIDYDFKVDNSFFNIDVLFPFFILLVLIFLIIYLYKKKFLYSFSIFLFFMGIFVTSTIIPIEDLSFEHRVYISSVGVILFITLFIDEIIKSKIIKNSIFIIILLIYSGLTINRNFEWKNESKLWKTNIKYTPNKVRPRYNLVEVYLKEKKYNLALEEIDEILKIDNYYEAYKDRAKIYLETGDYNKALKSINIAISRYNKDIENYEIKIKIFEKLRKLDKIEETALKSLEIEKSAKMYNYLAEANYIRKNYNKAIKFANLGLEVKNNYRGNYLLGNISMKFSKYDKAINYFEQCVKIGRMDSKLYKRLKWLYQITGKKDKLKLGTLKK